Within the Megalops cyprinoides isolate fMegCyp1 chromosome 10, fMegCyp1.pri, whole genome shotgun sequence genome, the region CAATCGGTACTTCTTGGTGGAAACACAGCTGGACAGGGTCAGATGTACTTGAGAGTGAGTTTTTATTGCATCTTATTGCATTCTTCATCTGATTGCATTTTGCATCATGgtgttcctttctttttttcttgaaaagatCATGTTGCCTAGATCTGTTGATGATGCAAACCCAAAACATCGACGATGTGGTAAAGTACTTATTGTGTCACTACCCATGtgataagaaaaatattttcagatcttttgaaattttcatttcacatttcaacagtTTCTACATATTTATGAGGAGTTTGGGTTACTATAAATTCAgatacaaatgtgtttttgatgtcacatttttgtgtatgtctgtaatATTTTTCCTGTGATACTTTTTACTATCTATTTAATTGTCAAATGATGTCAAATCCAGAGCTATTCATTTAGAAGCCCGATCAGACCTGAACAATCTGGTTGAATGGTTGCAGAACGCTGTGTATTGTAACCGTTACCCTATCCACTTCACTTCCTCTCAGGTCAACCGGGGTCTGAGggcacctctctcctctcagctcaTCTTCATGCCTGGTAGCACAGCAACCGCTGCCGTGGCTACAGTGGCTCAACATcagccacagcaacagcagcagcaacaagaagtcacccccacctcctccaatAACCAGTCAGACAGCGATCAGGTACTGGCAAATCTTATTCCTGAGAAGCGGAAATGTTTACACGTGATGTTTTTTAGAGCCCTTGATGTTTGATGGAGCTTATTTTTACCTATACCTCATTGTACACCAcactagttttttttcccactttccAGCTGTGGTCTTCCCAGTCATCTGCCTCTCCCACTGTTCCCTCACCCCTTTTTACCCTGTTCTTCACTGGTTCCTGTTCCCTGTCCTCCGCTTTCAGGTGCAGAACCTGGCTTTGCGTTGTGTCTCCAGTCCCAGAGTCACGGGGGTGAAGACTGAGTGTCCCGACCGGAAGGACACAGGTacagagggggtgagggggtgagggggtgaggggtcaGGTGGGAGGACCCCAAAGAGAACAGGCCGAGgagtgtattttatattttctcctgcatttacaatgcatttcaagCACTTTCTCAGCACTAAATAAAATGACTTGTTAGGGGGGTGATGGGCATTTTCATCTTGTGCCGTTTGCTCTTGTAAAGTTTTATCAACTTATTTTATTAACTtactttttctctccctctcagctaCGTACTCCCTTGTTCAGCAGTcccaacagcaacaacagcagttcccccaAACCACCCAACAGACCACCACCCAGCAACAGATacaaccacagcagcagcaaatgcACAACAAAATGCCCACCTACACCCAGCCCGCTACTCCTACTCTGCCAACTATAAGCATCAAAACCGGCAACCAGTCCAACATGGCCCCGCCTCCTGCCCCTCCgctgtctccctcctcctccccatcaCCCAGCCTCCCActctctcagctcctcctctctccctccggcTTCTGTCAGGCGCGTGCTGTTACGACGGTAACGTCGGCCGCCACCGCGACGCACATCCTTGTCCCCACGTCCAACGCCCCCAGCCCCTCGCAGGGCTACCCCGGCACCTCCGCTGCCACCAAACCCAGCATTAACACTCAGACCTTGGTGGTTCAGCCGCTGCAGCAGTCTAACACTAATATCAACCCGGAAAAAATGGGCCACAGTTCCGGGCCTGTCCCCATTCAGCCCAAAACTGTGCAGGGTCTGCGTTTGCCCCTCCAGCTGCCCCCCCGACACCCACCTCCCATTCTTCCGGCCCCACCGAGCAACACGCAGTCCAGCGCCTCTCACGCCACGCCTCATGTCCCCGTACAGCTGGTGGGCGCCAGACAGGGTTCGTTAGGGAACTCCCAGACTTTGGCCTTGGCCCAGGCCCGAAGCTGTTGTGCCCAGGAGAGTGGGGCGCTAAATAATTCCACCAATTCCAATGTCGTTACCATGGTAAcctccatggcaacaggagggggaggggccatgGGTGGAGGGGCAGGCCTTAAGTCACCCCAGACTGCCCTCCCGTTGACCCAGATCTCCCAAATTCACCTCCCTACCAATCAGAGCCAGGTTTTGAACCCGAACCGCTCCTCCTCaaacacttcctcctcctcatccccctcCATTTCGTCCCCTCCCACTCTAACTGTTCCCCTGCCTGCTGATGGGCAGAACACAGCATCAATAACAGTGACTCCCAGCGGTGATTCAGTGTATGTACAGCCTGTACAGACACAGGTGAGTTCGTGAAATTAGTATAAGCACAGTCTGTTCTTGTCTTTGAAAACCAGCTGCTTTGATAGCTACAGGTTGCTGTTTAGGCCTGTCGTTTTTCACTATGTGTTAACCCCCCATCTATGTATGTCCCTGGGTCTTGCAGGGAAAGCCTGTGAGTGGGTCTTTGAAGAGGAAGTCAGAGTCAGACGCCTCTAGTGAGATGGTGGCAGGATCCAGCCCTCTCTGTGATCAACCAATGAGAGAGCTCTCTCCTCCGCTCTCTGCCCCAGCCATTGATACAGGTAAGACACTGAGTGTCATGatattatttgcatgttttgttcagtaatatttgtgtgtatgctcGGTCTAATAACCTTATGACTGTAACATCAGAATTAGTATTTCTTTGGAAtgttaaaataaaggaaaccaGTGTAATTTTTATCTGTTCCTCTATCTCACCTTGTCTCTCcttatctctccatctctccttgtCTTCCCCTCCAGCACCTGGCtcagcctctccctccccaccagCACTTACTTTGTCTCGAGCAGGAGGGGGGCCAGGGGAGAGGGCGCCCCCACCCCAGGCTGTGGTCAAACCCCAGGTCCTTACTCATCTCATAGAGGGCTTTGTCATCCAAGAAGGAGCTGAACCCTTCCCTGTGAGTTCCTCCCTCCAGCAGAGCTCTTTGCAAAGGCTCGTGGGAGCTGTAgtttttttccatccaaaaGTAGACATATTTCACCATTAAAGTATGTTGATTGACAGGTGACTGGACCAGTGAAGGAGAGAGCCGAGGGGGCGTTTCCCATGGCAGTCCCACCCACTGGTCAGGCAGAGACTGAGGCTCCTACAGGTGAGTGATGTTGAGTGTTACAGTGCCTACTGCTGTCAGCAGGTATGTAGGCTTCCAGTCCCCTCTGGAATCAGCGCTGACgttctcagtgtgtctctcctctctctgtcacagtgatGAAGTGTGAGTACTGTGAGGGGTTTGCTCCAGCCACCCAATTCAGGGGCTCCAAACGGTTCTGCTCCATGACCTGTGCCAAAAGGTGTGCTTTCTTTCCCGTCGTCCAGGAGACCTGGACTGTATGTGATTGGGTTGTATATCTGAGCTGTATATCTGTCTTACACACTCAttgcttttttcctgcttcCCTTTTCTTGTGTTGACCCTTGCAGATCTTACAGCAGGACTCATGTAGGGTGGAGGGGAATTCCCTCTGTAAAATTTTAGCAAAAAATCAGTTTACCTAGAACTTACCATTGAGCCTGAATATTTAATGGGAAGCTGATAAGAAGGTATGGAaaaattaaatcactgtttGACTTAGAGCCTTGGGGAAACTTGTGTTTTATGTACCAAGCatgcaaaaatggcaaaaacctCACAAGTCTGTTTACACCTAGCTTGAGTAGGgcacattttatatttagaaaatGTGTCACAAGTCAAAATATTAATAGAAGAAAAGCAATTTATTCTTAATCCTTCGTAGATGAATTAGCAATTGCCGAAAATGTTTTTGGCCATGTATCGCTAAATTTACATATCAAAGGTATTCAATATTATAAtgagatattcagctcctgtatGCCTTACCTGCTTGTCTAAGAGACTGCAGTGTTTGCGTTGCTTTGCCAGAGacaaatgttctgttttagaccacgccctttaaaagaatgttcataaccagccagcaaatcagaacacctATAGCTTCAACAACATTACAGACAGAATGTGCAACATACAGCCCATGGAGTTGATTATCTGCTGTATTTATAGAGTATCTGTGGTCACGTGCTCTTGTGCTCCCCCTCGAGTTACTTAATTAATTCCTACTGTGtgttgctcttttttccttcctcagGTACAACGTGAGCTGCAGCCACCAGTTCCGCACTCGCCGTGGGCGAGCTCCTCGTGGGGCTGTAGGGGGGCCCGGGGGGCCGGACGGGATTCTGAGGCGTAGGGGTCCTCGCAGGAGCAGCTCAGAAATTGCCTGTGCCAAAATCGCTGGGAGACACTTGCCTGTCAAGGTAAGGTATAGTCTAGGGTTGTAACAATTTAGATGACATTCCACTGCTTTCTTTTGTGACAGAACCATACTGTACcatattgaaataattttgagactgtggtatttttatatttgcctTTGTTGCTGTCTGTGATGTGGACAGTGTTATTTGAGTTAATTGGTACAACCTctgtgtagcgaagggcgaaagcagtcaccccacccagcctcgaacccgggtctatggggtaccaatCTGTAGCTTTGaccgcaatgccaaagagccaggctcaaCTGTAGTGATAGCGCTCTGTCACACTCTGCCtcttctctcttgctctcagtGTCGCTCAGAGAGCAGTCGTTCGGAGGACGTCTCAAGTtgcgaggaggaagaggaggaagactctctctccctgtctcccggctcctccttctcctgtcCTCGACCGGCTCACTGCGGGCCCCAGCTGGACGGCTCCGGTACTGGTGGTCTCCCGTTGGACAGCGGCCACTTTCTATCTGGGAGCCCCTCCCACTGGAGTGTGGAGGAAGTGTGTCAGTTTATCTCTTCACTGCAAGGTCAGTGTGCTCTCTAAACGTTTTGATACCTTTAGTCCCTggataaatgttttcatttattgttcCTTTCTCCATCTTTTTATGCAACTGGGGATTACACATATTCTCTTTAGAAGTCTGTTAATCTAcccctgtctgcctgtttatgtacatgtacagttaTAAGGTTTTCTAACATAAATAGCTACATTT harbors:
- the phc1 gene encoding polyhomeotic-like protein 1, producing MDTEGDQNSGSTNGNTPSGGNSRPPQISQMSLYERQAVQALQALQRQPNAAQYFQQLMLQQQINNAQLHNLAAVQQATLAASRQSSSPSNSVSQATSTAHCTVNLSSSGGGAMTNTRPLGPASSATSSTLSQSVLLGGNTAGQGQMYLRVNRGLRAPLSSQLIFMPGSTATAAVATVAQHQPQQQQQQQEVTPTSSNNQSDSDQVQNLALRCVSSPRVTGVKTECPDRKDTATYSLVQQSQQQQQQFPQTTQQTTTQQQIQPQQQQMHNKMPTYTQPATPTLPTISIKTGNQSNMAPPPAPPLSPSSSPSPSLPLSQLLLSPSGFCQARAVTTVTSAATATHILVPTSNAPSPSQGYPGTSAATKPSINTQTLVVQPLQQSNTNINPEKMGHSSGPVPIQPKTVQGLRLPLQLPPRHPPPILPAPPSNTQSSASHATPHVPVQLVGARQGSLGNSQTLALAQARSCCAQESGALNNSTNSNVVTMVTSMATGGGGAMGGGAGLKSPQTALPLTQISQIHLPTNQSQVLNPNRSSSNTSSSSSPSISSPPTLTVPLPADGQNTASITVTPSGDSVYVQPVQTQGKPVSGSLKRKSESDASSEMVAGSSPLCDQPMRELSPPLSAPAIDTAPGSASPSPPALTLSRAGGGPGERAPPPQAVVKPQVLTHLIEGFVIQEGAEPFPVTGPVKERAEGAFPMAVPPTGQAETEAPTVMKCEYCEGFAPATQFRGSKRFCSMTCAKRYNVSCSHQFRTRRGRAPRGAVGGPGGPDGILRRRGPRRSSSEIACAKIAGRHLPVKCRSESSRSEDVSSCEEEEEEDSLSLSPGSSFSCPRPAHCGPQLDGSGTGGLPLDSGHFLSGSPSHWSVEEVCQFISSLQGCEDLASQFLSQEIDGQALLLLREEHLMSTMNIKLGPALKICASINNLRD